A genome region from Chloroflexia bacterium SDU3-3 includes the following:
- a CDS encoding polyprenol monophosphomannose synthase: MNTDCSTPSYTPAPASLFPIDVPHSCLVVIPTYNEALNIERLLAEVLAQGAAFDVLVVDDASPDGTGDLVAAMAAQSDRIQLLRRAGKQGLGTAYIAGFRYGLQRGYRFVCEMDADFSHQPCYLQQMLALAADRYDVVLGSRNIRGGHAENWSLMRHIISKGGSLYARLVLGMPIRDCTGGYKCFRTDALRAVNIDRLQSSGYAFQVEMNYRCFLAGLRICEIPIIFPDRVAGASKMSRSIVREAALMVLRLRFQSLVAHRRKSPLHLGTSHK, from the coding sequence ATGAACACCGATTGCTCAACCCCCAGCTACACACCTGCCCCAGCGTCTCTGTTCCCTATTGACGTGCCGCACTCGTGTCTTGTCGTTATTCCCACCTACAACGAGGCGCTCAATATCGAGCGATTGCTTGCCGAGGTTCTGGCCCAGGGTGCAGCCTTCGATGTGCTGGTGGTGGATGACGCCTCGCCCGATGGCACTGGCGATCTTGTGGCCGCCATGGCCGCGCAGAGCGACCGCATCCAGCTGCTGCGGCGCGCGGGTAAGCAGGGCCTTGGCACGGCCTATATCGCGGGCTTTCGCTATGGCCTTCAGCGTGGCTACCGCTTTGTGTGCGAGATGGATGCCGATTTCTCGCACCAGCCCTGCTACCTGCAGCAGATGCTGGCCCTGGCCGCCGACCGCTACGATGTGGTGCTCGGCTCGCGCAATATTCGCGGCGGCCACGCCGAAAACTGGAGCCTGATGCGCCATATCATCAGCAAGGGTGGCAGCCTCTACGCCCGGCTGGTGCTGGGCATGCCTATCCGCGACTGCACCGGCGGCTATAAGTGTTTCCGCACCGATGCCCTGCGGGCGGTGAATATCGATCGGCTTCAGTCCAGCGGCTACGCCTTCCAGGTCGAGATGAACTACCGCTGCTTCCTGGCCGGTCTGCGGATCTGCGAGATCCCGATCATCTTCCCCGACCGTGTGGCTGGCGCTTCCAAGATGTCGCGCAGCATTGTGCGCGAGGCCGCCCTGATGGTGCTTCGCCTGCGCTTCCAGTCGCTCGTTGCCCACCGCCGCAAGTCTCCGCTGCATCTTGGCACCAGCCACAAGTAG